In Micromonospora sp. WMMA1363, a genomic segment contains:
- a CDS encoding ABC transporter permease produces MIRFSGRFRSALVIGVQGIRARKTRTLLSMVSLFLGVLAVVVVQVGAETVRSARLADLELHVGKDGTRQTYLPGSADTIQISRDTLEGRTDAVAVSAVQAIIGEPGVSPVNPGGAPFDQPGGGPYPGPGAVDVYCDPRGFCQPVQEGGDAPAVSVPGQAIELSLTTLTGDIRQFRPFRSVSGQWLDFSSDPSLSPRIVINLEAAKGFTRHQVPAEMRVAGATANPTPRIIGVVDDGNSRPTAYTRADELQNWVPHTSNSGNYGPGLELMLAPTAGDLEQLLRIRLTAIGMPPGQLHFETVQARKEIAKELALIRWIFLGMAGLVLLIGVAGILNVGLATVGERVEEFALRRAVGTSRSLLAGIVLAETLLTGLLTAAVAIGVSALALTAVSALFGDREPFLQDLVFPWQAGVAGVIAGLVAGVLGGLVPAIRAARIPIATVMRA; encoded by the coding sequence GTGATCCGGTTCTCTGGGCGGTTCCGTTCGGCCCTGGTCATCGGCGTTCAGGGCATCCGGGCCCGCAAGACCCGCACCCTCCTGTCGATGGTGAGCCTGTTCCTCGGGGTGCTCGCCGTCGTGGTCGTTCAGGTCGGCGCCGAGACTGTCAGGAGTGCCCGGCTGGCTGATCTGGAGCTGCACGTGGGCAAGGACGGCACCCGGCAGACCTACCTGCCGGGCAGCGCCGACACCATCCAGATCAGCCGGGACACCCTGGAGGGGCGGACGGACGCGGTCGCCGTCTCCGCCGTTCAGGCGATCATCGGGGAGCCCGGCGTCAGCCCGGTCAACCCCGGTGGGGCCCCGTTCGACCAGCCGGGTGGTGGGCCGTATCCCGGTCCCGGTGCCGTCGATGTCTACTGCGACCCTCGCGGTTTCTGCCAGCCGGTGCAGGAGGGCGGGGACGCCCCGGCCGTGTCCGTGCCGGGCCAGGCGATCGAACTGAGCCTCACCACGCTGACCGGCGACATCCGCCAGTTCCGACCCTTCCGATCGGTGTCCGGCCAGTGGCTGGACTTTTCCTCCGACCCGTCGTTGTCTCCCCGAATCGTCATCAATCTCGAGGCGGCGAAGGGATTCACGCGCCACCAGGTGCCGGCCGAGATGCGCGTCGCGGGGGCGACCGCCAACCCGACGCCGCGCATCATCGGCGTGGTCGATGACGGCAATTCGCGGCCCACCGCCTACACCCGAGCCGACGAGCTGCAGAACTGGGTGCCCCACACGAGCAACAGTGGCAACTACGGCCCCGGGCTGGAGCTGATGCTTGCGCCCACCGCAGGCGACCTGGAGCAGCTGCTGCGGATCCGCCTCACGGCGATCGGGATGCCCCCGGGTCAGCTTCACTTCGAGACGGTTCAGGCACGGAAGGAGATCGCCAAGGAACTGGCCCTCATCCGCTGGATCTTCCTCGGCATGGCCGGATTGGTCCTACTCATCGGCGTCGCCGGCATCCTCAACGTCGGGCTCGCGACCGTCGGAGAGCGGGTCGAGGAATTCGCCCTGCGGCGGGCGGTGGGCACCTCACGGTCGCTGTTGGCCGGCATCGTCCTCGCGGAGACACTTCTGACCGGCCTCCTCACCGCAGCCGTCGCCATCGGGGTGTCCGCGCTCGCGCTGACCGCGGTCAGCGCACTGTTCGGCGATCGGGAGCCGTTCCTACAGGATCTCGTGTTTCCCTGGCAGGCAGGGGTCGCAGGGGTGATCGCCGGCCTGGTCGCCGGAGTACTCGGCGGCCTCGTCCCGGCCATCCGCGCCGCCCGCATCCCGATCGCTACCGTCATGCGCGCCTGA